Genomic window (Dyadobacter fanqingshengii):
TCCGGTCCTTGAATTGAGGATCAAAGCCAATCCCATTATCCGAAAAAGACAAATACTGATAAGTCAAATACGCTTCGGCGTCCTGCTGTGGGATCAGTTCTCCCGGTATCACCCCTGAGCGGATCGTGATAACAGGGCTTGTTCCAGGCTTGGTAAATTTAATTGCATTTGCGATCAAGTTTGTAAAGAGCTGCTCAAACTGATACTCAATAATATTCCAGACCGGCAGATCGTCACTGACGATCCTCGCATCGGTTTGCAGGATCATATCCCCCAGCTGCTCCGTGACATTTTGTAAAACAACATTCAAATCAATTTTTTCAAAATGCTTTTCAACCGCATTAGCGCGTGAAAAAGCCAGCAAATCCACGATTAACTGTTGCATACGAGTGGACGAAGCCTGCATACGCCTGAAATAATCTTTACCGCGCTCGGTAAGATTATCATTTTCGGTTTCCAGGATCCTCGTCGCAAACGTCTGGATCTTGCGTAACGGCTCTTGCAGGTCGTGACTGGCCACATAGGCAAATTGGGCGAGCTCCATATTAGTCTTGACCAGTTCACTATTGGCAACGGTCAATTCCTTTGTACGGAGCTGAACCTGCGATTCCAGTTCGTCGGCTAATGTCCTGTATTTATCCTCGCTGATTTTTAATGCAAGCTCATCCTCTTTCCGATCTGTAATGTCCATCATTGTCCCCAGCATCCTGTGCGGGCGATGGTGATCGTCATACAAGATCTTTCCCTGCGTCCTGATCCAGTGGATGGAATTATCCGGATGGATAATGCGCGCCTCGTAATAATAATTGCCGGTTTGCAACGCCATTTCAAAAGCTTTCTCCACCACCGCTTTTCTGTCATCAGGATGAAGGAAATCACGCATTTGCTGATGCGTGAGCACTTTTGTCTCTTCAAATCCAAAAATAGCGGCCAAGCGCCCCGAATATATAATATGTTTTGTATTAAGATCGAGATCCCACGTTGCCAGCTGTGTTCCGTCTGTTGCCAGGGATAGTCTTTCCGCGGCTTCCAAAATCTGCTTACGAAATGTTACTTTGTCCGTAACATCGTTCAGAGAGATCATGATGCCCGAAACTTCGTCATCAGTTTCGAATATCGGTGCATATTGAAAGTCGACATAATGCTCTTTCAACCCGTCGTTCCCATTAATGACGATAGCAGCCTCATTGTCGCGATACAACTTGCCGCTTTGATAAGCGTCGCGAAGGATTTTACCCAGGTTCTGAGTTTCCAGCTCGGGAAAAACATCAAACAACCGCTGACCAAGCACTTCATACAACTCCCTGCCCCACAGATTTTTCAGCATACTTTCGTTGGCAATGCTGATCACGAATTCAGGCCCTTTCAATATTGCTTTTGCAAACTGCGACTGCGTAACCAGTGTCCGAAACTGGTTTTCGCTGCGTTCAAGGCGTTGTTTGGCGAGAACCTGCTGGGTTACTTCGGTCGCAACCACAATAATTCCGGAAATCTCACCGGAATCTTCAATCAGTGGCTGATATACAAAGTTAAAGTAGCACTGTTCGGGCTTACCGAAACGTTTAATGATTATTTCAAACTCATTGCCATTGTAAGGGATAGCGGTTTTCAGCACCCGGTTAAGAATTTCCTCAATGGAATTCCGGGCCTCAGGGAGAGATTCAAAAAGCGGCTTATTTACGAATTCGTCTTCCCGTTTGTCCACGATACTGAGATAAGTATCATTGGCCATTTCTACAAAAAATTCAGGCCCGCGCAGGATTGTGATCCCTACCGGTGCCTGTCTCATTGTATTTCTGAACTTGGTTTCGCTATCGTTTACGCTGGTTTGCGCATAAGATTTTGTGTCGACAACACGTTCTGTTGAACCCGTTTCCTGGTGTAAATTGCCCACTAGCTTTCTTATGGAAGATCCTTACAAATTTAGGAGGTGAACAATTCAGGACTAATATTGATAGTGAAAATTTTCCGCAACCGGCTTCCAGCTGTGCTTGGTCCAGTCTATATCCAGGATCTGCTTGATGGCCTGTTTCAGTTTCAGAAAAGAACCTGGTTTTCTAATGAAATAACTCGCGCCTCTTTCATGCACCTTACGCACCATTTCTTCCTGGCCCGAAGTCGAGAATATCACTACCGGAATGTCGTCCCATGCTTTTGTGCGCCTGATTTGTTCCAAACATTCAAAACCGTTTTTTCTGGGCATATTAAGATCCAGAAAAATCACGTCCGGCGGGGGTAAGACGGCGGCTTCCATTAAATTAATTAATTCAACCCCATCATTCGCCGTAGTTAGTTCCGTTGAAGTGCTCACCTCTCTCAATGCATCTTCGAACAGCATGCAGTCATCCGCATCGTCGTCAGCAAGGAAAA
Coding sequences:
- a CDS encoding PAS domain-containing sensor histidine kinase yields the protein MGNLHQETGSTERVVDTKSYAQTSVNDSETKFRNTMRQAPVGITILRGPEFFVEMANDTYLSIVDKREDEFVNKPLFESLPEARNSIEEILNRVLKTAIPYNGNEFEIIIKRFGKPEQCYFNFVYQPLIEDSGEISGIIVVATEVTQQVLAKQRLERSENQFRTLVTQSQFAKAILKGPEFVISIANESMLKNLWGRELYEVLGQRLFDVFPELETQNLGKILRDAYQSGKLYRDNEAAIVINGNDGLKEHYVDFQYAPIFETDDEVSGIMISLNDVTDKVTFRKQILEAAERLSLATDGTQLATWDLDLNTKHIIYSGRLAAIFGFEETKVLTHQQMRDFLHPDDRKAVVEKAFEMALQTGNYYYEARIIHPDNSIHWIRTQGKILYDDHHRPHRMLGTMMDITDRKEDELALKISEDKYRTLADELESQVQLRTKELTVANSELVKTNMELAQFAYVASHDLQEPLRKIQTFATRILETENDNLTERGKDYFRRMQASSTRMQQLIVDLLAFSRANAVEKHFEKIDLNVVLQNVTEQLGDMILQTDARIVSDDLPVWNIIEYQFEQLFTNLIANAIKFTKPGTSPVITIRSGVIPGELIPQQDAEAYLTYQYLSFSDNGIGFDPQFKDRIFQVFQRLHNRSAYEGTGIGLAICKKIVENHKGLIDAIGKPGIGSTFIVYLPCE
- a CDS encoding response regulator: MSAKPIKTIFLADDDADDCMLFEDALREVSTSTELTTANDGVELINLMEAAVLPPPDVIFLDLNMPRKNGFECLEQIRRTKAWDDIPVVIFSTSGQEEMVRKVHERGASYFIRKPGSFLKLKQAIKQILDIDWTKHSWKPVAENFHYQY